A single genomic interval of Roseomonas aeriglobus harbors:
- a CDS encoding ABC transporter permease: MPAPGVPTIRNVNWGGLKTLYVKEVRRFFKVQLQTIWAPAMSQLLLMVVFTTALGGRGSVPIGGASVPFAAFIAPGLIVMGMLNNAFANSSFSLLVGKIQGTIVDYLMPPLSTAELLAALVGGAVTRAFCVGFTVWLAMLLFLGSAAIPANPLVAILFGLLGSALLAFLGVLTSIWGEKFDHAAAVTNFVIAPLTLLSGTFYSVDRLAPAFQAVSHANPFFYVISGFRYGFLGVSDGFLSVWAGAGIVLALDVVLGLACYMLLKSGWKLKN, from the coding sequence TCCCGACGATTCGCAACGTCAATTGGGGCGGCTTGAAGACCCTCTATGTGAAGGAGGTGCGCCGTTTCTTCAAGGTGCAGCTCCAGACGATCTGGGCGCCGGCCATGTCGCAGCTGCTGCTGATGGTGGTTTTCACGACAGCCCTGGGTGGTCGCGGGTCGGTCCCGATCGGCGGCGCGAGCGTGCCGTTCGCCGCCTTCATCGCGCCGGGCCTGATCGTCATGGGCATGCTGAACAACGCCTTCGCCAATTCCAGCTTCTCGCTGCTGGTCGGCAAGATCCAGGGAACGATCGTCGATTATCTGATGCCGCCGCTGTCCACCGCGGAGCTGCTGGCGGCGCTGGTCGGGGGGGCTGTGACGCGGGCGTTCTGCGTCGGCTTCACCGTATGGCTGGCGATGCTGCTGTTCCTTGGCTCGGCCGCGATACCCGCCAACCCGCTGGTCGCGATCCTGTTCGGCCTGCTCGGCTCGGCCCTGCTCGCATTCCTGGGTGTGCTGACGTCGATCTGGGGCGAAAAGTTCGACCATGCCGCGGCGGTCACCAACTTCGTGATCGCGCCGCTGACGCTGTTGTCGGGCACCTTCTATTCGGTCGACCGCCTGGCCCCCGCCTTCCAGGCGGTGAGCCACGCCAATCCGTTCTTCTACGTCATCTCGGGCTTCCGCTACGGTTTTCTGGGCGTGAGCGATGGGTTTCTGTCGGTCTGGGCCGGGGCGGGGATCGTGCTTGCGCTCGACGTCGTGCTGGGCTTGGCGTGCTATATGCTGCTGAAGAGCGGTTGGAAGCTCAAGAACTAG
- a CDS encoding aspartate aminotransferase family protein: MPVYPRCGVRPVRGEGVYLYGERGEQYLDFAAGIAVNALGHGHPHLTKAIAEQAATLMHVSNLYGSPQGEALAQRIVDNTFADTVFFTNSGAEAIECAIKTARRYHFVGDQPQRTKIITFHNAFHGRTMGAISATNQDKMRNGFEPLLPGFAYAPFNDLDAALALIDDQTAGFMVETVQGEGGMTAGTPEFIQGLRKACDEHGLLLILDEIQCGYGRTGKFFAHEHYGITPDIMTVAKGIGGGFPLGACLATEEAARGMVIGTHGSTYGGNPLAMAAGQAILDVMLEPGFFDHVAAMGDRLRAAFEQLIPNHDELFEEIRGKGLMLGIKMKEPAVARDFVAHLRDNHGLLTVAAGENVFRVLPPLVIDESHIAECVERLSAGARSFALPMDD; this comes from the coding sequence ATGCCCGTCTATCCCCGGTGCGGGGTACGGCCGGTGCGAGGCGAGGGCGTGTACCTGTACGGCGAGCGAGGGGAGCAGTATCTCGACTTCGCGGCCGGCATCGCGGTCAATGCGCTGGGCCACGGCCACCCGCATCTGACGAAGGCGATCGCGGAGCAGGCCGCGACGCTGATGCATGTGTCGAACCTGTACGGCAGCCCGCAGGGCGAGGCGCTGGCGCAGCGGATCGTCGACAACACCTTCGCCGACACGGTGTTCTTCACCAATTCGGGCGCCGAGGCGATCGAATGCGCGATCAAGACCGCGCGTCGTTACCACTTTGTCGGCGACCAGCCGCAGCGCACGAAGATCATCACCTTCCACAACGCCTTTCACGGGCGGACGATGGGGGCGATCTCGGCGACCAACCAGGACAAGATGCGCAACGGCTTCGAACCGCTGCTGCCGGGCTTTGCGTACGCGCCGTTCAACGATCTGGACGCGGCACTCGCGCTGATCGACGATCAGACCGCGGGCTTCATGGTCGAAACGGTGCAGGGCGAAGGCGGCATGACCGCGGGCACGCCGGAGTTCATCCAGGGCCTGCGCAAGGCCTGCGACGAGCATGGCCTGCTGCTGATCCTCGACGAAATCCAGTGCGGCTACGGCCGGACCGGCAAGTTCTTCGCGCATGAACATTACGGCATCACGCCCGATATCATGACGGTGGCGAAGGGCATCGGCGGCGGCTTCCCGCTCGGCGCGTGCCTGGCCACCGAGGAGGCCGCACGCGGCATGGTCATCGGCACGCACGGATCGACCTATGGCGGCAATCCGCTCGCCATGGCGGCGGGGCAGGCGATCCTCGACGTGATGCTGGAGCCGGGCTTCTTCGATCATGTCGCGGCGATGGGCGACCGCCTGCGCGCGGCGTTCGAGCAGCTGATCCCGAACCATGACGAGCTGTTCGAGGAAATCCGGGGCAAGGGCCTGATGCTCGGCATCAAGATGAAGGAGCCGGCGGTCGCCCGCGACTTCGTGGCGCACTTGCGCGACAATCACGGGCTGCTGACGGTCGCGGCGGGCGAGAACGTCTTTCGCGTCCTGCCGCCGCTGGTGATCGACGAAAGCCACATCGCGGAATGCGTCGAACGGCTGAGCGCCGGTGCGCGCAGCTTCGCGTTGCCGATGGATGATTGA
- the argF gene encoding ornithine carbamoyltransferase: MRHFRDLSDAGADGIAAILDDALERKRARAHLPKGAPDADAPLAGHTLAMVFEKSSTRTRVSFDMAMRQLGGSALILDSGTSQLGRGETVADTARVLSGFCDAIMVRTDDHAKLDEMAEYASVPVINGLTDASHPCQIVADLLAVVEEGKSLPGLKWAWLGDGNNVLHSIIEAAGLFKFSVMAGCPDGYDPDPRWAAAANAALEGTNARVDIDRDPHRVIAGADVVVTDTWISMGQAHAEEKLAAMMPYQVTEALMAEADPQAIFLHCLPAHREEEVVTAVIDGPQSRIWREAENRLHAQKSIIRWCFGQIG; the protein is encoded by the coding sequence ATGCGCCATTTCCGTGACCTGTCCGATGCCGGCGCCGACGGCATCGCCGCGATCCTCGACGACGCGCTGGAGCGCAAGCGCGCCCGTGCCCACCTACCCAAGGGGGCGCCCGATGCCGACGCGCCGCTTGCCGGGCACACCCTGGCGATGGTGTTCGAGAAGTCCTCGACCCGCACCCGCGTTTCGTTCGACATGGCGATGCGCCAGCTGGGCGGATCGGCGCTGATCCTCGACAGCGGCACCAGCCAGTTGGGGCGCGGCGAAACGGTGGCCGACACCGCGCGCGTCCTGTCGGGCTTCTGCGACGCGATCATGGTCCGCACCGACGACCATGCGAAGCTCGACGAGATGGCCGAATATGCGAGCGTCCCGGTCATCAACGGCCTCACCGACGCCTCGCACCCCTGCCAGATCGTCGCCGACCTGCTGGCGGTGGTCGAGGAGGGGAAGTCGCTGCCCGGCCTCAAATGGGCGTGGCTGGGCGACGGCAACAACGTGCTGCACTCGATCATCGAGGCGGCGGGGCTGTTCAAGTTCAGCGTGATGGCCGGTTGCCCCGACGGTTATGACCCCGATCCGCGCTGGGCGGCGGCGGCGAACGCGGCGCTGGAGGGTACCAATGCGCGCGTCGACATCGACCGCGATCCGCACCGTGTGATCGCCGGGGCCGACGTCGTCGTCACCGACACCTGGATCTCGATGGGTCAGGCGCATGCCGAGGAAAAGCTGGCAGCGATGATGCCGTATCAGGTGACCGAGGCGCTGATGGCCGAGGCCGACCCCCAGGCAATCTTCCTCCACTGTCTGCCCGCGCACCGCGAGGAGGAAGTGGTGACGGCAGTGATCGACGGCCCGCAGTCGCGCATCTGGCGCGAGGCGGAAAACCGGCTGCATGCGCAGAAGTCGATCATCCGATGGTGTTTCGGGCAGATCGGGTGA
- a CDS encoding Hsp33 family molecular chaperone HslO: MTDQPKLPDVDRVVGFTIPGRHARGRIVRVGPVLDTILAAHAYPPPIEALLAEALTLTALLGSLLKDAAGQLTLQAQTTGGIVSLLVCDYRSGELRGYVQFDADRLAEIGGSPSLFALFGTGHLAVTFDQATTGERYQGIVPLDGNSLAEAAESYFFQSEQIPSLIRLGTLHTADGQCRAGGLFLQHLPEGEDGRERLHVRLDHPEWEHVAALGNTMGADELADGMIPLETLVWRLFNEEDEVRILAATDLVKGCRCDVTYISEVLAKFAPEDRAEMADENGVISVDCAFCATKFPVKLDDIAA; encoded by the coding sequence ATGACCGACCAGCCCAAACTTCCCGACGTCGACCGCGTGGTCGGTTTCACCATTCCCGGCCGCCATGCGCGCGGGCGGATCGTGCGGGTGGGGCCGGTGCTCGATACCATCCTGGCCGCGCATGCCTATCCGCCGCCGATCGAGGCGCTGCTGGCCGAGGCGCTGACGCTGACCGCCTTGCTCGGCAGCCTGCTGAAGGACGCCGCGGGCCAGCTGACGCTTCAGGCGCAGACGACCGGCGGCATCGTGTCGCTGCTGGTGTGCGATTATCGAAGCGGCGAGCTGCGCGGCTATGTTCAGTTCGACGCCGACCGGCTGGCCGAGATCGGTGGGAGCCCATCGCTCTTTGCGCTGTTCGGTACCGGGCATCTCGCCGTCACCTTCGACCAGGCGACGACCGGTGAGCGCTATCAGGGCATCGTGCCTCTCGACGGCAATTCGCTGGCCGAGGCAGCCGAGAGCTATTTCTTCCAGTCCGAGCAGATCCCGAGCCTGATCCGCTTGGGTACGCTGCACACCGCCGACGGCCAGTGCCGGGCGGGCGGGCTGTTTCTGCAGCATCTGCCGGAAGGCGAGGATGGCCGCGAGCGGTTGCACGTGCGGCTCGACCATCCCGAATGGGAGCATGTTGCGGCACTCGGCAACACGATGGGCGCGGACGAGCTGGCCGACGGAATGATTCCGTTGGAAACGCTTGTCTGGCGGCTGTTCAACGAGGAGGATGAGGTCCGCATCCTCGCGGCGACCGACCTGGTCAAGGGATGCCGCTGCGACGTGACCTATATTTCCGAGGTGCTCGCCAAGTTCGCGCCGGAGGATCGGGCGGAGATGGCTGACGAGAACGGCGTCATCTCGGTCGATTGTGCGTTCTGCGCGACGAAGTTTCCGGTCAAGCTGGACGATATTGCAGCGTGA
- the gcvT gene encoding glycine cleavage system aminomethyltransferase GcvT translates to MSETVVTPPDSALDTTELPPETLTLPLDAWHRAKGGRMVEFAGYWMPVQYEGIMAEHLWVRTSAGLFDVSHMGQLMVSGEGATAALEALMPGDFAALKDGRIRYSLLLDENGGILDDLMVTRLGRQEFYVVVNGATKWDDIGHMREHLADDIVLNHLDEQALLALQGPKAVDALARVVGGVEALGFMQGGSFDWQGVTLGISRSGYTGEDGFEISVPGTHAVALADALTAQEEVKPIGLGARDSLRLEAGLPLYGHDLDPDTTPVMADLGFALSKRRREEGGFPGHARIMAERDGAATAKRVGLIVDGRQPVREGATVVDADGNDIGKVTSGGFAPSVGAPIAMAYVPPVLAEAGTKITLVQRGKQHTATVTPMPFVPHRYVRQGASK, encoded by the coding sequence ATGAGCGAGACCGTAGTTACTCCGCCCGACTCCGCGCTCGATACCACCGAGCTTCCGCCCGAAACGCTGACCCTGCCGCTCGACGCCTGGCACCGTGCCAAGGGCGGCCGGATGGTCGAGTTCGCCGGCTATTGGATGCCCGTCCAGTACGAAGGCATCATGGCCGAGCATCTGTGGGTTCGGACAAGTGCCGGCCTGTTCGATGTCAGCCACATGGGGCAGTTGATGGTGTCGGGCGAGGGTGCGACCGCCGCACTCGAAGCGCTGATGCCGGGCGACTTCGCCGCGCTGAAGGATGGGCGCATCCGGTATTCGCTGTTGCTCGACGAGAATGGCGGAATCCTCGATGACCTGATGGTTACGCGACTGGGTCGGCAAGAATTCTACGTCGTCGTCAACGGCGCGACCAAGTGGGACGACATCGGCCATATGCGCGAGCATCTGGCCGACGACATCGTGCTCAACCACCTCGACGAACAGGCGCTGCTGGCGCTGCAGGGGCCGAAGGCGGTCGACGCGCTGGCGCGGGTCGTGGGCGGCGTCGAAGCGCTGGGCTTCATGCAGGGCGGGTCGTTCGACTGGCAGGGCGTGACGCTGGGCATCAGCCGTTCGGGCTACACGGGCGAGGACGGGTTCGAGATTTCGGTCCCCGGCACCCATGCCGTCGCGCTCGCCGATGCGCTGACCGCGCAGGAAGAGGTCAAGCCGATCGGGCTGGGCGCGCGCGACTCGCTCCGGCTGGAGGCGGGCCTGCCGCTCTACGGCCATGATCTCGATCCCGATACGACGCCGGTGATGGCCGACCTGGGCTTCGCGCTGTCGAAACGCCGCCGCGAGGAGGGCGGCTTCCCCGGCCACGCCCGCATCATGGCCGAGCGCGATGGCGCTGCTACAGCCAAGCGCGTCGGCCTGATCGTCGATGGCCGCCAGCCGGTCCGCGAAGGGGCGACTGTGGTCGACGCCGACGGTAACGACATCGGCAAGGTCACCTCGGGCGGCTTCGCGCCATCCGTCGGCGCGCCGATCGCCATGGCCTATGTTCCGCCGGTGCTCGCCGAAGCCGGCACCAAGATCACGCTTGTCCAGCGCGGCAAGCAGCACACGGCGACGGTCACGCCGATGCCGTTCGTCCCCCACCGTTATGTCCGCCAGGGAGCGTCCAAATGA
- the gcvH gene encoding glycine cleavage system protein GcvH encodes MSRYFTQDHEWIDVDGQVGTVGITDYAQGQLGDIVFVEVPDEGRQLAKGDDAAVVESVKAASDVYAPVGGTVLEGNPALADQPDLVNTDPEGEGWFFKVTLADDGELEGLMDEDAYKAFVAKL; translated from the coding sequence ATGAGCCGGTATTTCACGCAAGACCATGAATGGATCGACGTCGACGGCCAGGTCGGCACGGTCGGCATCACCGACTATGCGCAAGGGCAGCTGGGCGACATCGTGTTCGTCGAAGTGCCCGACGAAGGGCGCCAGCTGGCCAAGGGCGACGACGCCGCGGTTGTCGAAAGCGTCAAGGCCGCGTCGGACGTCTACGCCCCCGTCGGCGGCACCGTGCTGGAGGGTAACCCCGCGCTCGCGGACCAGCCGGATCTGGTCAACACCGATCCGGAGGGCGAAGGCTGGTTCTTCAAGGTCACGCTGGCCGACGACGGCGAGCTCGAGGGCCTGATGGACGAAGACGCGTACAAGGCGTTCGTCGCAAAGCTTTGA
- the gcvPA gene encoding aminomethyl-transferring glycine dehydrogenase subunit GcvPA, with product MRYLPLTSDDRQAMLATIGAETIDDLFADVPEAARLSGPIEGLPNHASELAVERHMARLAKQNTVAGDVPFFLGCGAYRHHVPASVDHLIQRGEYLTAYTPYQPEIAQGTLQMLFEFQTQVARLLGTDVANASMYDGSTACWEAVTMARRVTRKAKAILSGGLHPHYVSVAKTMAKYTGDVLETSLPTLGADTDIDALIAGIDDDTSCVVVQYPDILGRIADLKPLADACHAKKALLIAVVTEPVALGAIKSPGEMDADIVVGEGQSLGVGLQFGGPFVGLFGCKQKYVRQMPGRLCGETVDADGKRGFVLTLSTREQHIRREKATSNICTNSGLCALAFSIHMTLLGEAGLRRLAALNHAGACRAADRLAKVPGVELVTPTFFNEFTLKLSKEARPIVRALADRGILAGVSLGRLYPGQDDLANGLVVAVTETTTAEDVETLATALQEVLA from the coding sequence ATGCGCTACCTACCCCTGACTTCCGACGACCGGCAGGCGATGCTGGCCACGATCGGCGCCGAGACCATCGACGACCTCTTCGCCGACGTGCCCGAGGCCGCGCGCCTCAGCGGCCCGATCGAGGGGCTGCCGAACCATGCGAGCGAACTCGCGGTCGAGCGCCACATGGCGCGGCTCGCCAAGCAGAACACCGTCGCCGGCGATGTGCCCTTCTTCCTTGGGTGCGGTGCGTACCGCCACCACGTCCCGGCATCGGTCGACCATCTGATCCAGCGCGGCGAGTACCTGACCGCCTACACGCCCTATCAGCCGGAAATCGCGCAGGGCACGCTGCAGATGCTCTTCGAGTTCCAGACGCAGGTCGCGCGCCTGCTCGGGACCGACGTGGCGAACGCATCGATGTACGACGGATCGACCGCGTGTTGGGAAGCGGTGACGATGGCGCGCCGCGTCACGCGCAAGGCCAAGGCGATCCTGTCGGGCGGCCTGCATCCGCATTATGTCTCGGTCGCCAAGACCATGGCGAAGTACACCGGCGACGTGCTGGAAACTTCGCTGCCGACGCTGGGCGCGGACACCGACATCGATGCGCTGATTGCGGGCATCGACGACGATACCAGCTGCGTGGTCGTCCAGTATCCGGACATCCTCGGCCGTATCGCCGACCTGAAACCGCTGGCCGATGCGTGCCATGCCAAGAAGGCGTTGCTGATCGCGGTGGTGACCGAGCCGGTCGCGCTGGGCGCGATCAAGAGCCCGGGCGAAATGGACGCCGACATCGTCGTCGGCGAAGGGCAGTCGCTGGGCGTCGGCCTCCAGTTCGGCGGGCCGTTCGTCGGCCTGTTCGGCTGCAAGCAAAAATACGTCCGCCAGATGCCGGGGCGCCTGTGCGGCGAGACGGTCGATGCCGATGGGAAGCGCGGTTTCGTGCTGACCCTGTCGACCCGCGAACAGCATATCCGTCGCGAGAAGGCGACGTCGAACATCTGCACCAACTCCGGTCTGTGCGCGCTGGCGTTTTCGATCCACATGACGCTGCTGGGCGAAGCGGGGCTGCGTCGCCTGGCCGCGCTGAACCACGCCGGCGCGTGCCGGGCCGCGGATCGGCTGGCGAAGGTGCCGGGCGTCGAGCTGGTCACGCCGACTTTCTTCAACGAATTCACGCTGAAGCTGTCGAAGGAAGCGCGGCCGATCGTCCGTGCGCTGGCCGACCGCGGCATCCTGGCCGGCGTGTCGCTCGGCCGGCTGTATCCGGGGCAGGACGACCTCGCGAATGGCCTGGTCGTCGCGGTGACCGAAACGACGACCGCGGAAGACGTCGAAACCCTTGCAACCGCACTTCAGGAGGTGCTGGCATGA
- the gcvPB gene encoding aminomethyl-transferring glycine dehydrogenase subunit GcvPB, which produces MGGGSGEGAPATFTGNRALMLEEPTIFEIGSTDTTGVDFADGDVAGSRLGDLTRKSAIGLPGLSEPETVRHYTRLSRQNYAIDLGLFPLGSCTMKHNPRLNERVARMPGFADVHPLQPVDTVQGALGVINELATWLIKLTGMHGVAMSPKAGAHGELCGILCIKAALEARGEGHRKVILVPESAHGTNPATAAFAGFAVEDIPATPDGRVDTAALKGRLGPDVAAVMITNPNTCGLFERDLKEISDAVHAAGGYVYCDGANFNAIVGRVRPGDLGVDAMHINLHKTFSTPHGGGGPGSGPVVLSEALSPYGPLPYTARTEDGYVHLIEEERAEEFSDEHFGGKLDSFGRMVAFHGQMGMFTRALTYILSHGADGLKQVAEDAVLNANYVLRSLEGTLDAPFAQSGPCMHEAIFSDAGLPQGFSTLDIAKGLIDEGYHPMTVYFPLVVHGAMLVEPTETESKAALDQFIGALRSVAERAKAGDAALKSAPHFAPRRRLDETLAARKPVLVWKDAPVAEAAE; this is translated from the coding sequence ATGGGCGGCGGGAGCGGCGAGGGCGCGCCTGCGACCTTCACCGGCAATCGCGCGCTGATGCTGGAGGAGCCGACGATCTTCGAGATCGGATCGACCGACACCACCGGCGTCGACTTCGCTGACGGTGACGTGGCGGGGTCGCGCCTCGGCGACCTGACGCGCAAGAGCGCGATCGGCCTGCCCGGCCTGTCGGAGCCAGAGACGGTCCGCCACTATACGCGCCTCAGCCGGCAGAATTACGCGATCGATCTGGGCCTCTTCCCGCTCGGCTCGTGCACGATGAAGCACAACCCGCGGCTGAACGAACGTGTCGCGCGCATGCCGGGCTTCGCCGACGTCCACCCGCTGCAGCCGGTCGACACCGTGCAGGGCGCGCTGGGCGTCATCAACGAACTCGCGACGTGGCTGATCAAGCTGACCGGCATGCACGGCGTGGCGATGAGCCCGAAGGCCGGCGCGCACGGCGAACTGTGCGGCATCCTGTGCATCAAGGCCGCGCTCGAAGCGCGTGGCGAGGGGCATCGCAAGGTTATCCTGGTGCCCGAATCGGCGCACGGTACCAACCCCGCGACCGCGGCCTTCGCCGGTTTCGCGGTCGAGGACATTCCCGCCACCCCGGACGGCCGCGTCGACACCGCGGCGCTTAAAGGCCGCCTCGGACCGGATGTCGCCGCGGTAATGATCACCAACCCGAACACCTGCGGGTTGTTCGAGCGGGACCTGAAGGAGATCAGCGACGCCGTCCACGCCGCGGGCGGCTACGTCTATTGCGACGGCGCGAATTTCAACGCGATCGTCGGCCGGGTGCGTCCGGGCGACCTGGGCGTCGATGCGATGCACATCAACCTGCACAAGACCTTCTCGACCCCGCACGGCGGCGGCGGGCCGGGCTCGGGGCCGGTGGTGCTGTCGGAAGCGCTGTCGCCCTATGGCCCGCTGCCCTACACCGCGCGGACCGAGGATGGTTACGTCCACCTGATCGAGGAAGAGCGCGCCGAGGAATTCTCAGATGAGCATTTCGGCGGCAAGCTCGACAGCTTCGGCCGCATGGTCGCCTTCCACGGCCAGATGGGCATGTTCACCCGCGCGCTGACGTACATCCTCAGCCACGGGGCGGATGGTCTGAAGCAGGTCGCCGAGGACGCAGTGCTGAACGCCAACTACGTCCTGCGCTCGCTGGAGGGCACGCTGGATGCGCCGTTCGCGCAGAGCGGGCCGTGCATGCACGAAGCGATCTTCTCCGATGCCGGGCTGCCGCAGGGCTTCTCGACGCTCGACATCGCCAAGGGGCTGATCGACGAGGGCTATCACCCCATGACGGTCTACTTCCCGCTGGTCGTCCACGGCGCGATGCTGGTCGAGCCGACCGAGACCGAATCGAAGGCGGCGCTCGACCAGTTCATCGGCGCGCTGCGGTCGGTGGCGGAACGCGCCAAGGCGGGCGATGCGGCGCTGAAGAGCGCGCCGCACTTCGCGCCCCGGCGGCGGCTCGACGAGACGCTGGCGGCGCGCAAGCCGGTGCTGGTGTGGAAGGATGCGCCTGTCGCCGAGGCGGCGGAGTAA
- a CDS encoding DUF1453 family protein has protein sequence MQPTGPNIWISYGITAIAIAIVLAIRWKRMSKVRPLKLEHLWIFPALYAALATYMYVTHPPQGWAWAFCVVALLLGAALGWQRGKFMRITVDPATHTLNQSSSPAAILFIVALILARNAGRAALASGTGTAMLHLNAIAVTDMLIAFGLGLFAVQRLEMYLRGRRLLDEARRQRS, from the coding sequence ATGCAACCCACCGGCCCGAACATCTGGATCAGCTACGGCATCACCGCGATCGCTATCGCCATCGTGCTGGCGATCCGGTGGAAGCGGATGAGCAAGGTCCGCCCCCTCAAGCTCGAACACCTCTGGATCTTCCCCGCGCTCTACGCGGCGCTCGCGACGTACATGTACGTCACGCATCCGCCGCAGGGCTGGGCCTGGGCGTTCTGCGTCGTGGCGCTGCTGCTGGGCGCGGCGCTGGGGTGGCAGCGCGGCAAGTTCATGCGGATCACAGTCGATCCGGCCACGCACACGCTCAACCAGTCGTCGAGCCCCGCCGCGATCCTGTTCATCGTCGCGTTGATCCTGGCGCGCAACGCTGGCCGCGCCGCACTGGCGAGCGGGACGGGCACCGCGATGCTCCACCTGAACGCGATCGCCGTCACCGATATGCTGATCGCGTTCGGGCTCGGCCTGTTCGCCGTCCAGCGGCTGGAAATGTACCTGCGTGGCCGCCGCCTGCTCGACGAGGCGCGGCGGCAGAGGAGCTGA
- a CDS encoding DMT family transporter has protein sequence MLFFRQAGSIPVVVAWVALGPGLASLRTGRLSAHAVRCAVGLSSMTFMFGTLLLLPLAEATTLQFTVPIFATILGALFLREKTGIHRWSAVVLGFVGVLIVAQPGSGHIPWQGAATGLLAASLSATVSILIRRMGASEPPATIVFYFAVLSMVPLFPAFLWTLGTHDAGAWAMLVCIGLVGAIGQLTMTTAITLAPVSVVVPMDYSGLVWATLYGWALFGVLPAAWTWIGAPLIVASGLYIVWREQRLARGIARSAPAVSD, from the coding sequence TTGCTGTTCTTTCGTCAGGCGGGGTCGATCCCGGTGGTCGTCGCCTGGGTTGCGCTGGGACCGGGTTTGGCGTCGCTGCGTACCGGCCGGCTGTCGGCGCATGCGGTACGCTGTGCGGTCGGGCTGTCGAGCATGACCTTCATGTTCGGCACGTTGCTGTTGTTGCCGCTGGCAGAGGCGACGACGCTGCAATTCACCGTACCGATCTTCGCAACGATCCTGGGCGCGCTGTTCCTGCGCGAGAAGACCGGCATCCATCGCTGGAGCGCGGTCGTGCTCGGCTTCGTCGGGGTGCTGATCGTGGCCCAGCCGGGCAGCGGGCATATTCCGTGGCAGGGGGCGGCGACCGGGCTGCTTGCCGCATCGCTCAGCGCCACCGTGTCGATCCTGATCCGTCGGATGGGCGCGAGCGAGCCGCCGGCCACGATCGTCTTCTATTTCGCGGTGCTGTCGATGGTGCCGCTGTTTCCGGCTTTCCTCTGGACGCTCGGCACGCATGATGCGGGCGCCTGGGCGATGCTGGTGTGCATCGGGCTGGTCGGCGCGATCGGGCAGTTGACGATGACGACGGCGATCACGCTCGCGCCCGTTTCGGTGGTGGTACCGATGGACTATTCCGGCCTCGTCTGGGCGACGCTGTACGGCTGGGCGCTGTTCGGCGTGTTGCCCGCTGCGTGGACCTGGATCGGCGCGCCTCTGATCGTCGCGTCGGGGCTGTACATCGTCTGGCGCGAGCAGCGGCTGGCCCGCGGCATCGCGCGCTCGGCGCCCGCCGTCAGCGACTAG
- a CDS encoding DUF983 domain-containing protein → MTDEHRHDTVPASADERFRWILRCGWKGLCPRCAQGRMFRSWLRIVDRCEVCDLDYRFAAPDDGPAFFSLCIIALPLIFLVVWIEVAFDPPGWVHLVTSLPVMVAGTLLPLRPIKGWLVASQFVNRAQEAGTQGLWSKLHGTERGDFDQ, encoded by the coding sequence ATGACCGACGAGCATCGCCACGACACCGTTCCGGCCAGCGCCGACGAACGCTTCCGCTGGATCCTGCGCTGCGGCTGGAAGGGACTGTGTCCGCGCTGCGCGCAGGGGCGGATGTTCCGGTCGTGGCTGCGCATCGTCGATCGCTGCGAGGTCTGCGACCTCGACTATCGCTTCGCCGCGCCCGACGATGGCCCGGCGTTCTTCTCGCTCTGCATCATCGCGCTGCCGCTGATCTTCCTGGTCGTGTGGATCGAGGTCGCGTTCGATCCGCCGGGGTGGGTGCACCTCGTCACGTCGCTGCCGGTGATGGTTGCGGGTACGCTGTTGCCGCTGCGACCGATCAAGGGTTGGCTGGTCGCCTCGCAATTCGTCAACCGCGCGCAGGAAGCGGGGACGCAAGGACTGTGGTCGAAGCTGCACGGCACGGAGCGCGGCGACTTCGATCAATAG
- a CDS encoding alkylphosphonate utilization protein codes for MSDDYVFDEASGEWLPAAEAAARAAAAASVEVRDSAGNLLADGDSVITIKDLKVKGAGQTLRKGTVIKSIRLTGDAQEIDCRYEGIKGLVLRAEFVRKH; via the coding sequence ATGTCCGACGACTATGTGTTCGATGAGGCGAGCGGCGAATGGCTGCCCGCCGCCGAAGCCGCCGCCCGTGCTGCCGCCGCCGCCAGCGTCGAGGTTCGCGATTCGGCCGGCAACCTGCTGGCCGACGGGGACAGCGTCATCACCATCAAGGACCTGAAGGTGAAGGGTGCCGGCCAGACTTTGCGCAAGGGCACCGTCATCAAATCGATCCGCCTGACCGGCGACGCGCAGGAAATCGACTGCCGGTACGAGGGCATCAAGGGCCTGGTCCTGCGCGCGGAGTTCGTCCGCAAGCACTGA